One window from the genome of Anopheles coluzzii chromosome X, AcolN3, whole genome shotgun sequence encodes:
- the LOC125906752 gene encoding uncharacterized protein LOC125906752, producing MKKASASLPRYKSTVFCGRKKNKNYKIVVLKGDAWAAIAAKEEVSPQDAKHLWSRLLGIYRTNKAKVKKTTQTGAGNDDVFRPRWFAYHAMSFVDEATQDAVHVDTVSMFILILNN from the exons ATGAAAAAAGCCTCCGCTTCATTGCCGAGGTACAAAAGCACCGTGTTTtgtgggagaaaaaaaaataaaaactacaaaatTGTAGTTTTGAAGGGCGACGCGTGGGCTGCGATAGCGGCCAAGGAGGAGGTTTCGCCACAAGATGCGAAACATCTGTGGTCCCGACTCCTTGGCATTTATCGGACCAACAAGGCCAAGGTTAAGAAGACGACGCAAACCGGTGCAG gcAATGACGACGTGTTCCGGCCACGGTGGTTCGCCTACCATGCGATGTCTTTTGTAGACGAGGCCACCCAAGATGCGGTGCATGTAGACACGGTGAGTATGTTTatacttattttaaataactaG